From the genome of Geothrix sp. 21YS21S-4, one region includes:
- a CDS encoding site-2 protease family protein: protein MFDSISIPTILVSYVALLFSLSVHEASHATAAHWLQDDTAARLGRMTLNPLAHMDPIGTFVFPLLGMATGIPFIGWAKPVPVDARNLTRRFTQRGGMALVSAAGPISNVALAVLFLGVLLALVKMAAPPPPLELRLFAHALLAQRVESLQALGLGTGLTLAMALTGRLVLINLGLALFNLLPIGPLDGSGILRGLLPWRWLPKYDRVQPWMGGVLIVLALTGLLGYVIGPVFGVILAGIETIARLFLGA, encoded by the coding sequence GTGTTCGACAGCATCTCCATCCCCACCATTCTCGTCAGCTACGTGGCCCTCCTGTTCAGCCTCAGCGTGCACGAGGCCAGCCACGCCACGGCGGCGCACTGGCTGCAGGACGACACGGCGGCGCGGCTGGGGCGGATGACGCTGAATCCGCTGGCCCACATGGATCCCATCGGGACCTTCGTGTTCCCCCTGCTGGGCATGGCGACGGGCATTCCCTTCATCGGCTGGGCCAAGCCCGTGCCCGTGGACGCCCGCAACCTCACCCGGCGCTTCACCCAGCGGGGCGGCATGGCCCTGGTCTCCGCCGCCGGCCCCATATCCAACGTCGCGCTGGCCGTCCTGTTCCTGGGCGTGCTCCTCGCGCTCGTCAAGATGGCGGCGCCGCCTCCGCCGCTGGAGCTGCGGCTGTTCGCCCACGCCCTCCTCGCCCAGCGCGTGGAAAGCCTCCAGGCTCTGGGTCTGGGCACGGGGCTGACGCTGGCCATGGCCCTCACGGGACGCTTGGTGCTGATCAACCTCGGCCTGGCCCTGTTCAACCTCCTGCCCATCGGGCCCCTCGACGGCTCCGGCATCCTGCGGGGGCTGCTGCCCTGGCGCTGGCTGCCCAAGTACGACCGCGTCCAGCCCTGGATGGGCGGCGTCCTCATCGTCCTCGCCCTCACCGGCCTGCTGGGCTACGTCATCGGCCCCGTGTTCGGCGTGATCCTGGCCGGAATCGAAACCATCGCCCGCCTGTTCCTTGGAGCCTGA
- the trpS gene encoding tryptophan--tRNA ligase, protein MQPRVLSGIQPSGSQHIGHLVGALDNFTRLQGEGEAFYMIADWHALTSKYEAVEEVWPATLELTATYLAAGLDPQKATIFVQSLVKEHAELHLLLSMITPLSWLERVPTYKEKLQNAVADLGSYGFLGYPLLQTADIIVYKARKVPVGEDQLFHLELAREVVRRFNHLYQREVFPEPEAVLTKTPKVPGLDGRKMSKSYGNCVYLRDTDAAILEKCTRQMASDPARVRKTDPGNPEICPVFEFHKLFSDAATVELVNVECRRAGIGCFDCKKRVAEAVIRRVAPVRERIEDSLSRPADLQAVLKDGSARARAVAVETMEDVRAAMRMPAL, encoded by the coding sequence ATGCAGCCCCGCGTCCTCTCCGGAATCCAGCCCTCCGGCTCCCAGCACATCGGCCACCTGGTGGGGGCCCTGGACAACTTCACGCGGCTCCAGGGCGAAGGCGAAGCCTTCTACATGATCGCGGACTGGCACGCCCTCACGTCGAAGTACGAGGCGGTGGAGGAGGTCTGGCCCGCCACGCTGGAGCTGACGGCCACCTACCTGGCGGCGGGGCTCGATCCGCAGAAGGCGACGATCTTCGTCCAGAGCCTGGTGAAGGAGCACGCGGAGCTGCACCTGCTGCTGTCGATGATCACGCCGCTCTCGTGGCTGGAGCGCGTGCCCACCTACAAGGAGAAGCTCCAGAACGCCGTGGCCGACCTCGGCAGCTACGGCTTCCTGGGCTACCCGCTGCTCCAGACCGCCGACATCATCGTCTACAAGGCCCGGAAGGTGCCGGTGGGCGAGGATCAGCTCTTCCACCTGGAACTGGCGCGCGAAGTGGTGCGCCGCTTCAATCACCTCTACCAGCGTGAGGTCTTCCCCGAACCCGAGGCGGTGCTCACCAAGACGCCCAAGGTGCCAGGCCTCGACGGTCGCAAGATGTCCAAGAGCTACGGGAACTGCGTCTACCTGCGGGACACCGACGCCGCGATCCTGGAGAAGTGCACCCGCCAGATGGCCTCCGACCCGGCCCGCGTGCGCAAGACCGATCCCGGCAATCCCGAGATCTGCCCCGTGTTCGAGTTCCACAAGCTGTTCAGCGACGCCGCCACCGTGGAGCTGGTGAACGTGGAGTGCCGCCGCGCCGGAATCGGGTGCTTCGACTGCAAGAAGCGCGTCGCCGAAGCCGTCATCCGCCGCGTGGCCCCCGTGCGGGAGCGGATCGAGGACAGCCTTTCCCGCCCCGCCGACCTGCAGGCCGTTCTGAAGGACGGCAGCGCCCGGGCCCGGGCCGTGGCCGTGGAAACCATGGAGGATGTCCGCGCCGCCATGCGGATGCCCGCCCTGTGA
- a CDS encoding hemerythrin domain-containing protein gives MTTPKKSESPTGTATMDAISLLKSDHQKVLALFDSFEEIKDDGPVEERRAIVEQICSELTVHTAIEEKVFYPAAREAIDDDDIMDEAKVEHAGAKALIRQLQGMEPDDDLYNAKVKVLSEYIRHHVKEEQGEMFPKVKKTDLDLDALGERMKEMKDRLTEEEPSSRGAAMPKTKK, from the coding sequence ATGACCACTCCCAAGAAATCCGAATCTCCCACCGGCACCGCCACCATGGACGCCATCTCCCTCCTCAAGAGCGACCACCAGAAGGTGCTCGCGCTCTTCGATTCCTTCGAGGAGATCAAGGATGATGGGCCCGTGGAGGAACGCCGCGCGATCGTGGAGCAGATCTGCTCCGAGTTGACGGTCCACACCGCCATTGAGGAAAAGGTCTTCTACCCCGCCGCCCGCGAGGCCATTGATGATGACGACATCATGGACGAGGCCAAGGTGGAGCACGCCGGCGCCAAGGCCCTCATCCGTCAGCTCCAAGGGATGGAGCCGGACGACGATCTCTACAACGCGAAGGTGAAAGTCCTGAGCGAGTACATCCGCCATCACGTGAAGGAAGAGCAGGGCGAGATGTTCCCCAAGGTCAAGAAGACCGACCTCGATCTGGATGCCCTTGGGGAGCGAATGAAGGAGATGAAGGATCGCCTGACGGAGGAGGAGCCCTCCTCGCGCGGCGCCGCTATGCCCAAAACCAAGAAGTGA
- a CDS encoding proline dehydrogenase family protein, protein MDLKRTLIDLMPGPLVRTFAAPYIAGKGIATGVAKADELHSKLGLYSTVDLLGEEVFRREDVEATVQLYFRMIEALKDRPYASISLKPTQLGINESEAYCQDNLRRIVEAAAPHRLHITLDMEDHHFTDVTLRMFKALRDEFDNFGIVLQSRLFRTKEDIKALHAKPCKVRICIGIYREPTEEALQEKPQMKEKLFEYVQLLLDHGHYPEIATHDEPLVRRCMEFLDKRGVAKDAYEFQMLLGVPRTAIQQEIVKRGQIVRLYVPFAEEWQYAEHYLKRRLAANPAMAMMVMKNLFGS, encoded by the coding sequence GTGGACCTGAAACGCACCCTCATCGATCTCATGCCCGGGCCGCTGGTCCGCACCTTCGCCGCCCCCTACATCGCGGGCAAGGGCATCGCCACCGGCGTGGCGAAGGCCGACGAGCTCCACTCGAAGCTGGGTCTCTACTCCACCGTGGACCTCCTGGGCGAGGAGGTGTTCCGCCGGGAGGACGTGGAGGCCACCGTCCAGCTCTACTTCCGGATGATCGAGGCCCTGAAGGACCGTCCCTACGCCAGCATCAGCCTCAAGCCCACCCAGCTCGGAATCAACGAGAGCGAAGCCTACTGCCAGGACAACCTCCGCCGCATCGTCGAGGCCGCCGCGCCCCACCGCCTCCACATCACCCTGGACATGGAGGACCACCACTTCACGGACGTCACCCTCCGCATGTTCAAGGCGCTCCGCGACGAGTTCGACAACTTCGGGATCGTGCTCCAGAGCCGCCTCTTCCGGACGAAGGAGGACATCAAGGCCCTCCACGCCAAGCCCTGCAAGGTGCGCATCTGCATCGGGATCTACCGCGAGCCCACGGAAGAGGCCCTCCAGGAGAAGCCCCAGATGAAGGAGAAGCTGTTCGAGTACGTCCAGCTGCTCCTCGACCACGGCCACTACCCCGAGATCGCCACCCACGACGAGCCCCTGGTGCGCCGCTGCATGGAGTTCCTCGACAAGCGCGGCGTGGCGAAGGACGCCTACGAGTTCCAGATGCTGCTGGGCGTGCCCCGCACGGCGATCCAGCAGGAGATCGTCAAGCGCGGCCAGATCGTGCGCCTCTACGTGCCCTTCGCGGAGGAGTGGCAGTACGCGGAGCACTACCTCAAGCGGCGCCTCGCCGCCAATCCCGCCATGGCGATGATGGTGATGAAGAACCTCTTCGGAAGCTGA
- a CDS encoding mechanosensitive ion channel family protein, translated as MNVRSWIPAAALLLLAAAAGAGWVATRERPAPAAQEESAPKSQEAKSPEAKPQGAPRDAKRGPRRERLVDQSPLLTARSLVPLAQTSEEQQFARQAERVANHEVDLAFADAIWRAVSDQAPATPEVKGLADLKAKAQATVDADQQLIAGLEKRLAAVPGSQKDVIEDQLDVARAQLELDKDELEAAAEDLARAGGDPQARIRRLKEAHEAADRESSQAMGAALPASAFQAGSLVARFGEWRIQKEKVTRLERARQECLVKAQALEKRRQIIEARSKQEKDDREAAKYWASNLVKESAAAEGGPGRDQAQSAVSYLRQYGDAQRRLSDMGRRIQDQQELAEIYGNWLGVVDGLRKAALHGLLAKLLGILGLALIAYLGGLFVDHAFHRAAAGDRKGAGTLRIVVKLALQAVCLLAAVFLLLGVPAQTSTVLGLAGAGLTVALKDFIVAFFGWFVLMGRNGIRVGDWVEIRGVGGEVVEIGLLRTVVLETGSWSDAGHPTGRRVAFVNSFAIEGHFFNFTTSGQWMWDELRVLIPAGQDPYPVIDGLRKLVENETEANVRQAEQEWRRATARYRVQAFSAAPGLDVVPTAGGVEVRMRYVTRAFERHETRLRLNEAVVALLHGRGEADISAPKAEDR; from the coding sequence ATGAATGTCCGCTCCTGGATCCCCGCAGCCGCGCTGCTGCTGTTGGCTGCCGCGGCTGGCGCCGGGTGGGTGGCCACCCGCGAGCGCCCCGCTCCGGCCGCCCAGGAAGAGTCGGCGCCGAAATCCCAGGAAGCCAAATCTCCGGAGGCCAAGCCTCAGGGCGCACCCCGGGACGCCAAGCGCGGTCCCCGCCGCGAGCGGCTGGTGGACCAGTCCCCGCTGCTCACCGCCCGCAGCCTGGTGCCGCTGGCCCAGACGTCGGAGGAACAGCAGTTCGCGCGGCAGGCGGAGCGGGTGGCCAACCACGAGGTGGACCTGGCCTTCGCCGACGCCATCTGGCGCGCCGTCTCGGACCAGGCCCCCGCCACGCCCGAAGTGAAGGGGCTGGCGGATCTCAAGGCCAAGGCCCAGGCCACGGTCGATGCCGATCAGCAGCTCATCGCGGGCCTGGAAAAGCGCCTGGCCGCCGTCCCCGGATCCCAGAAGGACGTCATTGAGGATCAGCTCGACGTCGCCCGGGCGCAGCTGGAGCTGGACAAGGACGAACTGGAAGCCGCGGCCGAGGATCTGGCGCGGGCCGGCGGCGATCCCCAGGCCCGGATCCGGCGCCTCAAGGAGGCCCACGAGGCCGCCGACCGGGAATCCTCCCAGGCCATGGGCGCCGCGCTTCCCGCCTCCGCGTTCCAGGCCGGCAGTCTGGTGGCCCGCTTCGGCGAGTGGCGGATCCAGAAGGAGAAGGTGACGCGCCTGGAGCGGGCGCGGCAGGAGTGCCTCGTCAAGGCCCAGGCGCTGGAGAAGCGCCGCCAGATCATCGAGGCGCGGTCCAAGCAGGAGAAGGACGACCGGGAGGCCGCCAAGTACTGGGCGTCCAACCTCGTGAAGGAATCCGCCGCCGCGGAGGGAGGTCCCGGCCGGGATCAGGCGCAGTCCGCGGTTTCCTACCTCCGGCAGTACGGCGACGCGCAGCGGCGCCTGTCCGACATGGGCCGCCGGATCCAGGATCAGCAGGAGCTGGCGGAGATCTACGGCAACTGGCTGGGCGTGGTCGACGGCCTGCGGAAGGCGGCTCTGCACGGGCTGCTGGCCAAGCTCCTGGGGATTCTCGGACTGGCGCTCATCGCCTACCTGGGTGGCCTGTTCGTCGATCACGCCTTCCACCGGGCCGCCGCCGGCGACCGGAAGGGCGCGGGCACCCTGCGCATCGTGGTGAAGCTGGCCCTTCAGGCCGTCTGCCTCCTCGCCGCCGTCTTCCTCCTCCTCGGCGTCCCCGCCCAGACCAGCACGGTCCTCGGCTTGGCGGGCGCGGGCCTCACCGTGGCACTGAAGGATTTCATCGTCGCCTTCTTCGGCTGGTTCGTCCTGATGGGCCGCAACGGGATCCGCGTGGGCGACTGGGTGGAGATCCGCGGCGTGGGCGGCGAGGTGGTGGAGATCGGCCTGCTGCGCACTGTCGTCCTGGAGACCGGGAGCTGGAGCGACGCCGGCCATCCCACGGGCCGCCGCGTCGCCTTCGTGAACAGCTTCGCCATCGAAGGCCACTTCTTCAACTTCACCACCTCGGGCCAGTGGATGTGGGACGAGCTGCGGGTCCTGATTCCCGCGGGCCAGGATCCCTATCCCGTGATCGACGGTCTCCGGAAGCTGGTGGAGAACGAGACCGAAGCCAACGTCCGCCAGGCCGAGCAGGAGTGGCGGCGGGCCACGGCGCGCTACCGCGTCCAGGCCTTCTCCGCCGCGCCCGGCCTCGACGTGGTGCCCACCGCCGGGGGCGTGGAAGTGCGGATGCGCTACGTCACCCGCGCCTTCGAGCGCCACGAGACCCGCCTCCGCCTCAACGAGGCCGTGGTCGCGCTGCTGCACGGCCGCGGCGAGGCTGACATTTCCGCCCCGAAAGCCGAGGATCGATGA
- a CDS encoding ABC-F family ATP-binding cassette domain-containing protein, with product MISFSSVSKQYGKQVLFIEADFQLNPGEKVGLVGPNGAGKSTLFRMIMGEESPDDGAVTLPKKLTVGYFRQEVDEMAGRPVLDEAIAGSGRLGDLHHELLELEKAMSDPDTPDFEAVLERFGHVQEEYQHLGGYELEARARACLHGLGFEDAQIDGDVGALSGGWKMRVSMAKVLLGNFDVLLMDEPTNHLDIESILWLEGFLKSVPATLLMTSHDRDFMNRVVTKVLEIDGGDIVTYSGNYDFYAKERELREANQEAAYARQQAKLAKEQRFIERFSAHAAKAAQVQSRVKALDKIERIEPPRRRRVVKWDFRVPGRSGDDVAMLEGVCKAYGAKKLYDQFALHVRRGERWCVMGKNGTGKSTLLKMVAGAVPPDAGTVRLGASLRLGYFSQQALDLLDADLTVLEQMQKDFPMEGLGVLRNLLGAFQFSGDDVDKRVRALSGGEKSRLVMARMLFDPPNFLVLDEPTNHLDLATKEMLIDALKDFEGTMLFVSHDRTFLRGLANRVLELAGEEHDGPMAFPGTYVEYVERTGREAPGVHN from the coding sequence ATGATTTCGTTTTCCAGCGTCAGCAAGCAGTACGGCAAGCAGGTCCTGTTCATCGAGGCGGATTTCCAGCTGAATCCCGGCGAGAAAGTCGGCCTGGTGGGACCGAACGGAGCCGGAAAATCCACGCTCTTCCGCATGATCATGGGCGAGGAATCCCCGGACGACGGTGCCGTCACCCTGCCGAAGAAGCTCACCGTGGGCTATTTCCGGCAGGAGGTGGACGAGATGGCCGGCCGCCCGGTCCTGGACGAGGCCATCGCCGGCAGCGGCCGCTTGGGCGACCTCCACCACGAACTCCTGGAGCTGGAGAAGGCCATGTCCGATCCGGACACGCCGGATTTCGAGGCCGTCCTGGAGCGCTTCGGCCACGTCCAGGAGGAGTACCAGCACCTGGGCGGCTACGAGTTGGAAGCCCGGGCGCGGGCCTGCCTCCACGGCCTGGGCTTCGAGGACGCCCAGATCGACGGCGACGTGGGCGCCCTCTCCGGCGGCTGGAAGATGCGCGTCTCCATGGCCAAGGTCCTGCTGGGGAACTTCGACGTCCTGCTGATGGACGAGCCCACCAACCACCTGGACATCGAGTCCATCCTCTGGCTGGAAGGCTTCCTCAAGTCCGTGCCGGCCACGCTCCTGATGACCAGCCACGACCGCGATTTCATGAACCGCGTGGTGACCAAGGTCCTCGAGATCGACGGCGGCGACATCGTCACCTACTCCGGCAACTACGACTTCTACGCGAAGGAGCGGGAGCTGCGCGAGGCCAACCAGGAGGCCGCCTACGCTCGCCAGCAGGCGAAGCTGGCCAAGGAGCAGCGCTTCATCGAGCGGTTCTCCGCCCACGCCGCCAAGGCCGCCCAGGTGCAGAGCCGCGTGAAGGCCCTCGACAAGATCGAGCGGATCGAGCCGCCCCGGCGGCGGCGCGTCGTGAAGTGGGACTTCCGCGTTCCCGGCCGCTCCGGCGACGACGTGGCCATGCTCGAAGGCGTCTGTAAGGCCTACGGCGCGAAGAAGCTCTACGACCAGTTCGCCCTCCACGTCCGCCGCGGCGAGCGCTGGTGCGTGATGGGGAAGAACGGCACCGGCAAGTCCACGCTGCTCAAGATGGTGGCCGGCGCGGTCCCGCCCGACGCGGGCACCGTGCGCCTGGGCGCCAGCCTGCGCCTCGGCTACTTCTCCCAGCAGGCCCTCGATCTGCTGGACGCCGACCTCACGGTCCTGGAGCAGATGCAGAAGGACTTCCCCATGGAGGGTCTGGGCGTGCTGCGGAACCTCCTGGGCGCCTTCCAGTTCTCCGGGGACGACGTGGACAAGCGGGTCCGCGCCCTCTCCGGCGGCGAGAAGTCACGGCTGGTGATGGCCCGGATGCTGTTCGATCCGCCCAATTTCCTGGTGCTGGACGAGCCCACCAACCACCTGGACCTCGCCACCAAGGAGATGCTGATCGACGCCCTGAAGGACTTCGAGGGCACCATGCTGTTCGTGTCCCACGACCGCACCTTCCTACGCGGCCTCGCCAACCGGGTTCTCGAACTGGCCGGCGAGGAGCACGATGGGCCCATGGCCTTCCCAGGGACCTACGTGGAGTACGTGGAACGCACCGGCCGCGAGGCGCCGGGAGTCCACAACTGA
- a CDS encoding RluA family pseudouridine synthase yields the protein MAEKNQGVVHREQIGLDGAGRTLLAHLAARYPSASTELWRERIEDGQVQLDAEERPSPGAVLRAGQRVAWARPPWTEPDAPFATAVLYEDADLLAVAKPSGLPTLPGGGAFQERTLLALVRRRAPEASPMHRLGRGTSGLVLFAWRPEARSPLQAAFQDPRTRKVYRALCQGRPVEDAFEVAAPIGPVPYAPLGVLHAASPEGRPSLSRVRVLERRGDASLVEVEILTGRPHQIRIHLAFAGHPLVGDPLYGPGGGPLPHTQAVPGDLGYLLHAGLLELPHPRTDEMLRLECQPPPMLRRGFPSEQKPRSE from the coding sequence ATGGCGGAGAAGAATCAGGGCGTCGTCCACAGGGAGCAGATCGGCCTCGACGGCGCGGGCCGGACGCTCCTCGCCCACCTGGCGGCCCGGTACCCTTCCGCGTCCACGGAGCTCTGGCGGGAGCGGATCGAGGACGGCCAGGTCCAGCTCGACGCCGAGGAGCGCCCCTCGCCCGGCGCCGTGCTGCGGGCGGGCCAGCGCGTGGCCTGGGCGCGTCCGCCCTGGACCGAACCCGACGCGCCCTTCGCCACGGCGGTGCTGTACGAGGACGCCGACCTGCTGGCCGTGGCCAAGCCCAGCGGCCTGCCCACCCTGCCCGGCGGGGGCGCCTTCCAGGAGCGCACCCTGCTCGCCCTGGTGCGGCGCCGGGCGCCGGAGGCGAGCCCCATGCACCGGCTCGGAAGGGGCACGTCGGGGCTGGTGCTGTTCGCCTGGCGGCCCGAAGCGCGGAGCCCGCTCCAGGCCGCGTTCCAGGATCCCCGCACGCGCAAGGTCTACCGCGCCCTGTGCCAGGGCCGGCCCGTAGAGGACGCCTTCGAGGTGGCCGCGCCGATCGGACCCGTGCCCTACGCGCCGCTCGGTGTCCTCCACGCGGCGTCGCCGGAGGGCCGCCCTTCCCTCAGCCGCGTCCGCGTGCTGGAGCGCCGGGGGGATGCCTCCCTGGTGGAGGTGGAGATCCTCACCGGCCGGCCCCACCAGATCCGCATCCACCTGGCCTTCGCGGGCCATCCCCTCGTCGGCGATCCGCTCTACGGCCCCGGCGGCGGTCCCCTGCCCCATACGCAGGCCGTGCCCGGCGACCTGGGCTACCTGCTGCATGCGGGGCTGCTGGAGCTGCCCCATCCGAGAACGGACGAGATGCTCCGGCTGGAATGCCAGCCGCCGCCGATGTTGCGGCGGGGTTTTCCCTCTGAACAAAAACCCCGCTCAGAATAA
- a CDS encoding methyl-accepting chemotaxis protein — protein MNRNGLALKFFLPVAASLAVLLGVAIWAATAYQTRNVEQAFEEHLTSLAVGSRSMVHSEAEDYCRSQGMAFHRVEEGRLSEDPAAAAFERVALQSFASDPSLAHRALHYRDAQGVPRVYVLSPGRLKESCAQCHDAFGVSIFKDRKIGDLVASFGVSMSTADLYRSQQTTRLLGAGAGLALLVLISAVTIRQVRVSILRPLRTVSEAIGQVAAGDMTARAAVGSEDEIGQLAGTFNGMVADLNQALRSMDQASERVASGSTELAASAEQMNVTVQETAQVGEDLRQAGQEVVEALRRLDANVETMADHTRRTGTQAEEAVQDTDRGAVTGRGTAEGMESIRQATARIVDAVQAIQGIARQTNLLSLNAAIEAAKAGTMGKGFAVVAEEIRILAERSGQSAKEIEDIVQAMQAAVSGGVDSVEVTLRHLEAIRDRISHVSGSIREIEGLSGGQARTGQDVGRMMNQTAVRLDQNAAATQELAATVRQVSDTADDLSRVAENLRGTVRRFKLG, from the coding sequence CGCAATGGCCTTGCCCTGAAATTCTTCCTGCCCGTGGCGGCGTCCCTCGCCGTTCTCCTGGGCGTGGCCATCTGGGCCGCGACCGCCTACCAGACGCGAAACGTGGAACAGGCCTTCGAGGAGCACCTGACCTCGCTGGCGGTCGGTTCCCGGTCCATGGTCCATTCCGAGGCCGAGGACTACTGCCGCAGCCAGGGAATGGCCTTCCACCGGGTCGAGGAGGGCCGCCTGTCGGAGGACCCCGCCGCCGCAGCCTTCGAGCGCGTGGCGCTCCAGTCCTTCGCGTCGGATCCCTCGCTGGCGCACCGGGCGCTCCACTACCGCGACGCCCAGGGCGTGCCCCGCGTCTACGTCCTGAGTCCCGGGCGGCTGAAGGAATCCTGCGCCCAGTGCCACGACGCGTTCGGCGTGAGCATCTTCAAGGACCGGAAGATCGGCGATCTGGTGGCCTCCTTCGGGGTCTCCATGTCCACCGCCGACCTCTACCGCAGCCAGCAGACCACGCGCCTGCTGGGCGCCGGGGCGGGATTGGCGCTGCTCGTCCTGATCAGCGCCGTCACCATCCGCCAGGTCCGCGTGTCCATCCTCCGCCCGCTGCGGACGGTGTCGGAGGCCATCGGCCAGGTCGCGGCCGGCGACATGACCGCCCGCGCCGCCGTGGGCTCCGAGGATGAGATCGGGCAGCTCGCCGGCACGTTCAACGGGATGGTGGCCGACCTCAACCAGGCGCTGCGCAGCATGGACCAGGCCTCGGAACGGGTGGCGTCGGGCAGCACGGAACTGGCCGCCAGCGCGGAGCAGATGAACGTCACCGTGCAGGAGACCGCCCAGGTGGGCGAGGATCTCCGCCAGGCGGGCCAGGAGGTCGTGGAAGCCCTGCGCCGCCTGGACGCCAACGTCGAGACCATGGCCGACCACACCCGGCGCACCGGCACCCAGGCCGAAGAGGCCGTCCAGGACACCGATCGCGGCGCCGTCACGGGCCGGGGCACGGCGGAGGGGATGGAATCCATCCGGCAGGCCACCGCGCGCATCGTCGACGCCGTCCAGGCGATCCAGGGGATCGCCCGCCAGACCAACCTGCTCAGCCTCAACGCCGCCATCGAGGCGGCGAAGGCGGGAACCATGGGCAAGGGCTTCGCGGTGGTGGCGGAGGAGATCCGCATCCTGGCCGAACGCAGCGGCCAGTCCGCCAAGGAGATCGAGGACATCGTCCAGGCCATGCAGGCGGCCGTCTCCGGCGGCGTCGACAGCGTGGAGGTCACCCTGCGGCACCTGGAGGCCATCCGGGATCGCATCTCGCACGTGTCCGGCAGCATCCGCGAGATCGAGGGCCTCAGCGGCGGCCAGGCGCGGACCGGGCAGGACGTGGGCCGGATGATGAACCAGACCGCCGTGCGCCTGGATCAGAACGCCGCGGCGACCCAGGAGCTGGCGGCCACCGTGCGCCAGGTCTCGGACACCGCCGACGACCTGTCCCGGGTGGCCGAGAACCTGCGCGGAACCGTGCGGCGCTTCAAGCTGGGATGA